The following proteins are co-located in the Imtechella halotolerans genome:
- a CDS encoding FecR family protein has translation MEEKEFRDLLNRSKWGKTSEHEEQILKKFLETKLESNQDISIDNAKQRVLEATIFEIKLRKRKRLLSNAFKYAATIVLLIYGGFEIISNGISLKDNQNYFVEVYTGDGERKTVILPDSSTVVLNANSYCRYSTKTNTPQREIALKGEGFFNVRPNKKRPFIVHTSQVKTTVLGTSFNVNSSQSSAVISVATGRVKVESLQHDFTPVELIKNEQINYNATTRIAQLAQVDAIYISDWSRGILHFQNTPFIKVIEDLEHWYGVSIHLRSTDFNNRTITGKYEGKSISFVLDDLSFMLDLKYEIKESMILISK, from the coding sequence ATGGAAGAAAAAGAGTTTAGGGATTTATTGAATAGATCCAAATGGGGTAAGACTAGTGAGCATGAGGAACAAATTCTCAAAAAGTTTTTAGAGACAAAATTAGAATCTAATCAGGACATCAGTATTGACAATGCAAAACAGCGGGTATTAGAGGCTACAATTTTTGAGATTAAACTTAGGAAACGAAAACGGCTGTTGTCTAATGCCTTTAAGTATGCAGCTACAATTGTATTGCTTATTTATGGTGGGTTTGAAATTATTTCAAATGGGATTTCTCTAAAGGATAATCAAAATTACTTTGTTGAAGTTTACACTGGAGATGGAGAACGTAAAACGGTCATTTTGCCTGATAGCTCTACAGTGGTATTAAATGCAAATAGTTATTGTAGGTATTCAACGAAAACGAATACACCTCAGAGGGAAATAGCGCTAAAAGGAGAAGGATTTTTTAATGTCAGACCTAATAAAAAAAGACCTTTTATAGTACATACTTCACAAGTTAAAACTACTGTTTTAGGAACAAGTTTCAATGTGAATTCTAGCCAATCTTCAGCTGTCATATCCGTTGCCACTGGTAGGGTTAAGGTAGAAAGTCTTCAACACGATTTTACTCCGGTTGAATTAATTAAAAATGAACAAATAAACTATAACGCTACTACTAGAATAGCACAATTGGCTCAAGTAGATGCGATTTATATCAGTGATTGGAGTAGAGGGATTCTTCATTTTCAAAACACTCCTTTTATCAAAGTTATCGAGGATTTAGAACATTGGTATGGAGTTTCCATACATCTTAGGTCAACTGATTTTAATAATCGGACCATTACTGGAAAATATGAAGGCAAATCAATCTCCTTCGTATTGGATGATTTAAGTTTTATGTTGGATTTAAAATATGAAATTAAAGAAAGTATGATTTTAATAAGTAAATAA
- a CDS encoding RNA polymerase sigma factor: MSYVSEEEKILAFIKKRNDEGIKLLFELYFDELFRYCYSLINHKEDSEDIVQIIFIDLWEKGYKRDIKSLKSYLFTALKYRVYSYWTKKETITDLVDEFNEILVSYELNETLENKELENSIYSAIKLLPPACKKIFELSRFEDLSHDEIAQRLNISKQTVKNQINSAVKFIRVHLSMS; encoded by the coding sequence ATGTCCTATGTTTCAGAAGAGGAAAAGATATTAGCTTTTATCAAGAAAAGAAATGATGAAGGTATAAAGCTACTATTTGAACTGTATTTTGATGAGCTATTTAGGTATTGTTACTCACTGATTAATCATAAGGAAGATAGTGAAGATATCGTCCAAATCATTTTTATTGACCTTTGGGAAAAGGGATATAAAAGGGACATTAAGAGTTTAAAATCATACCTGTTTACAGCATTAAAATACAGGGTATATTCGTATTGGACCAAAAAGGAAACCATCACTGATTTAGTTGATGAGTTTAATGAAATTTTGGTTTCTTATGAATTAAACGAAACCTTAGAGAATAAGGAGCTGGAAAATTCTATTTATTCAGCGATAAAATTACTTCCGCCTGCCTGTAAAAAAATATTTGAGTTAAGTCGTTTTGAAGACTTATCGCATGATGAAATAGCACAAAGGTTGAATATTTCAAAGCAAACAGTTAAAAATCAAATCAATAGTGCTGTTAAGTTTATAAGGGTACACTTGAGTATGAGTTAA
- a CDS encoding protein-disulfide reductase DsbD family protein encodes MKEKLLILLALLITCTSLSQIHDPVSWKTSVVKLSDTDYELISTATIEEGWHLYSQTVGDGGPVPTTFTYTFTDQFKLVGKTNEDDGFSAPEPAFDNMVISYFMDKATFVQRISLLNSSVNKIMATVEYMVCNDGQCLPPEYKDLEFVLSDTIPSAQQDENSNQNELTVSIEDKVLTTSNTTPQRGLWSIFIIAFFSGFAALLTPCVFPMIPMTVSFFTKQSKTRAKGIKNAILYGISIIVIYVLLGSLITGIFGADSLNALSTNVWFNLLFFLLLLVFAASFLGAFEIMLPNSWANKVDRQADRGGLLGIVFMALALAIVSFSCTGPIVGTLLVEAASKGGIAPIIGMLGFSLALALPFMLFAMFPGWLNSLPKSGGWLNTVKVVLGFLELALAFKFLSNADLVLQLHLLEREVFIAIWIAIFGTLAFYLFGKLQLPHDSPVSHISVGRLGLGLLVLSFTIYMIPGLWGAPLNLISAFPPPQHYSESPYGVGYTQLSSGGVDVTGENLPEGAHLLAPHNIVAFTDYDKGLAYAKEVGKPVMLDFTGHACVNCRKMEQHVWVKPEVLSILKNEVVLISLYVDDKRALEADEVVDSKLRPGKKLKYIGQKWSELQTLRYQTNSQPFYVLMDHQEENLNTPVGYTPDVEAYHNWLQEGISQFK; translated from the coding sequence ATGAAAGAAAAATTACTTATTCTACTTGCCCTTCTTATTACCTGTACTTCTTTATCCCAAATCCATGATCCCGTAAGTTGGAAGACATCTGTGGTTAAATTATCCGATACGGATTATGAATTGATTTCAACGGCCACTATTGAAGAAGGGTGGCATTTGTATTCTCAGACAGTAGGTGATGGGGGGCCAGTGCCTACTACCTTTACCTATACATTCACTGATCAATTTAAATTGGTAGGAAAAACTAATGAAGATGATGGCTTCTCAGCACCTGAACCTGCCTTTGACAATATGGTTATTTCTTACTTTATGGATAAGGCCACTTTTGTTCAGCGAATATCACTTTTGAATTCTTCGGTGAATAAAATTATGGCTACAGTTGAGTATATGGTGTGTAATGATGGCCAATGTTTACCTCCTGAATATAAGGACTTGGAATTTGTGCTATCGGATACTATTCCTTCAGCCCAACAAGATGAAAACTCCAATCAAAATGAATTGACAGTATCTATTGAGGATAAAGTGTTAACCACCTCAAATACCACCCCCCAACGAGGCCTATGGTCGATATTTATCATCGCTTTTTTCTCTGGTTTTGCGGCTCTTTTAACTCCATGTGTGTTTCCGATGATTCCGATGACGGTTAGCTTTTTCACCAAGCAAAGTAAGACCAGAGCCAAGGGGATCAAGAATGCTATTTTGTATGGGATCTCCATTATAGTGATCTACGTACTTCTAGGCTCGTTAATCACAGGAATCTTTGGAGCAGACTCCTTGAATGCCCTTTCAACCAATGTATGGTTTAACCTTTTGTTCTTTTTGTTGTTGCTGGTCTTTGCCGCCTCTTTTTTAGGAGCCTTTGAAATCATGCTACCCAACTCATGGGCCAATAAGGTAGACCGGCAGGCCGACAGAGGCGGGCTACTAGGGATTGTCTTTATGGCCCTGGCTCTAGCCATAGTTTCCTTCTCCTGTACCGGTCCTATTGTAGGTACCCTTCTAGTAGAGGCAGCCAGTAAAGGGGGAATCGCCCCCATCATAGGGATGCTCGGATTCTCTTTGGCCCTAGCCTTACCCTTTATGCTATTTGCGATGTTCCCCGGCTGGTTAAACAGTCTCCCAAAGTCAGGAGGCTGGTTAAACACAGTGAAAGTAGTACTGGGCTTTTTAGAACTAGCCCTAGCCTTTAAGTTTTTATCAAATGCCGATTTGGTATTACAGTTACACCTATTGGAGCGAGAAGTATTTATCGCCATCTGGATTGCTATATTTGGGACCCTGGCCTTTTACCTATTTGGGAAGCTTCAGTTACCCCATGATTCCCCTGTGAGTCATATCTCTGTGGGACGACTAGGTCTAGGCCTTTTAGTACTATCCTTTACCATCTATATGATCCCTGGCCTTTGGGGCGCCCCATTAAACCTTATCAGTGCCTTTCCACCCCCACAGCACTATAGTGAATCCCCTTATGGAGTGGGGTATACCCAACTAAGTAGTGGCGGTGTTGATGTAACCGGAGAGAACTTGCCAGAGGGAGCTCATCTACTGGCCCCACATAATATCGTCGCCTTTACCGATTATGACAAAGGACTAGCCTATGCCAAGGAAGTAGGCAAACCAGTGATGCTAGACTTTACCGGCCATGCCTGTGTGAACTGTCGCAAGATGGAGCAGCATGTATGGGTAAAGCCTGAGGTACTGAGCATTCTAAAGAATGAAGTGGTGCTAATCTCATTGTATGTAGACGACAAGCGAGCTTTAGAGGCAGATGAAGTGGTAGACTCGAAGCTTCGCCCTGGTAAGAAGTTGAAGTATATAGGTCAGAAGTGGAGTGAGCTACAGACGCTGCGATATCAGACCAACTCACAACCTTTCTATGTTCTTATGGACCATCAGGAGGAGAATCTGAATACGCCCGTAGGCTATACCCCAGATGTGGAGGCCTACCATAACTGGTTACAAGAAGGAATCTCCCAATTTAAATAA
- a CDS encoding RNA polymerase sigma factor: MTNDITDTKLIALISEGNELAFKELYDRYVEKMFLYAVNVLNDKEICEDLVQNIFISIWTKREENEIDNVSGYLFRALKFQIFKYLRDRKLSLQDVTRMNLVDVSMGVDSAMEYDELEAVINGLIDQLPDRCKQIFILSRLKNKSNKEIAAELDISIQAVKNQISKALGILRAHLKKEEFLYSNFLPIISLLF, from the coding sequence ATGACTAATGATATTACAGATACAAAACTTATTGCCTTAATTTCCGAAGGAAATGAGCTTGCCTTTAAGGAGCTATATGATCGGTATGTAGAAAAAATGTTTTTGTATGCTGTCAATGTCTTAAATGATAAAGAAATATGTGAGGATCTTGTTCAAAATATATTTATTTCTATTTGGACAAAGCGGGAGGAGAATGAGATCGATAATGTTTCTGGTTATTTGTTTAGGGCCTTAAAATTTCAAATTTTTAAATATTTAAGAGACCGTAAACTTTCCCTTCAAGATGTGACTCGGATGAACCTTGTGGATGTTTCAATGGGGGTAGATAGCGCAATGGAATATGACGAACTTGAAGCTGTGATTAACGGACTTATTGATCAGCTTCCCGATCGATGTAAACAAATTTTTATCTTGAGCAGGTTAAAAAATAAATCCAATAAAGAGATTGCTGCAGAATTGGATATTTCTATTCAGGCTGTTAAAAATCAAATTTCAAAAGCTTTGGGAATACTAAGAGCTCATTTGAAAAAGGAGGAGTTTCTTTACAGCAATTTTCTTCCCATTATTTCACTGTTATTTTAG
- a CDS encoding cation diffusion facilitator family transporter — translation MNSHKDSNSTCNGHEHQHEHVAYSNTKKDGLTLAFWLNLFFSIIEVIGGILTNSTAIIADAFHDFMDAGAIGLAILMEKISGKKRTSNFSYGYKRFSLLSALGLSIFLLVGCITMLIAAYNSFINPKEVHSIGMLWLAVLGLAVNGFAFLRIKNGGDGHHHGHSHGGHNHNSQSIMLHLLEDVLGWAAVLIGSVVIYFTGWNWIDGVLTIGIALFIGFNASKNLVRTIKVMLQSVPENVNLHQLQTELQQIEGVTNIHDIHVWTLDGSYNVGSLHAVVSHTTVKSGQDILSDIIVVMQEYNIQHPTVQIETIDNQCQFLGC, via the coding sequence ATGAATTCTCATAAAGATAGTAACAGTACTTGTAATGGGCATGAACACCAACATGAACATGTAGCTTATAGTAATACAAAGAAAGATGGTCTGACTTTGGCCTTTTGGCTAAACCTTTTCTTTTCAATAATAGAAGTTATTGGTGGTATACTTACCAATTCAACAGCAATTATTGCGGATGCTTTTCATGATTTTATGGATGCGGGTGCAATCGGACTTGCCATCTTAATGGAAAAAATATCTGGTAAGAAGCGTACCTCAAATTTTTCGTATGGCTATAAACGTTTTTCATTATTATCAGCTTTAGGGTTATCTATTTTTCTATTAGTAGGTTGTATTACGATGTTAATTGCGGCTTATAATTCTTTTATAAACCCAAAAGAAGTTCATAGTATAGGAATGTTATGGTTAGCTGTTTTAGGACTTGCTGTAAATGGGTTTGCATTTTTAAGAATAAAAAATGGAGGTGATGGCCATCATCATGGTCATAGTCATGGAGGTCATAACCATAATAGCCAGTCTATTATGCTTCATTTGCTGGAAGATGTTTTGGGATGGGCAGCTGTATTAATTGGATCTGTAGTAATTTATTTTACAGGTTGGAACTGGATAGATGGAGTCTTAACTATAGGTATAGCATTATTTATCGGCTTTAATGCCTCTAAAAATCTTGTGAGAACAATAAAAGTAATGTTGCAGTCTGTTCCAGAAAATGTAAACTTACATCAACTGCAAACTGAATTACAGCAGATAGAAGGAGTTACTAATATTCATGATATTCACGTGTGGACTTTAGACGGCAGTTATAACGTGGGTTCGCTGCATGCAGTGGTAAGTCATACAACGGTAAAGTCAGGTCAAGATATCCTGAGTGATATTATTGTTGTGATGCAAGAGTATAACATTCAGCACCCTACAGTGCAGATTGAAACCATAGATAATCAATGCCAGTTTTTAGGTTGCTGA
- a CDS encoding Fur family transcriptional regulator has product MKKDTENKLLNKNTKPTSMRILVYDFLAAQKVALSLSEIEEQLHFADRITIYRTLKTFEEKGIIHGVQENSTTKYILCSDDCGEDTHKDWHLHFYCKMCKQTTCREHIIFSEGMAGEFRIDEVRLFAKGICEDCLNDSLQ; this is encoded by the coding sequence ATGAAAAAGGATACTGAAAATAAACTATTAAATAAAAATACCAAGCCTACCAGTATGCGTATTTTGGTATACGATTTTCTAGCGGCCCAGAAAGTAGCTCTTTCGTTATCTGAAATTGAAGAGCAGCTTCATTTTGCAGACAGAATTACCATCTATAGAACCCTAAAAACTTTTGAGGAAAAGGGTATTATTCATGGCGTACAGGAAAATTCAACAACCAAATATATACTGTGTAGTGATGATTGTGGTGAAGATACCCATAAGGATTGGCATCTTCATTTTTATTGTAAAATGTGTAAGCAAACCACTTGTAGAGAGCATATTATATTCTCTGAAGGTATGGCCGGGGAGTTTAGAATTGATGAAGTTCGGCTTTTTGCCAAAGGCATTTGCGAAGACTGTTTAAATGATAGTTTGCAATAG
- a CDS encoding heavy-metal-associated domain-containing protein: MTNKDFQFKTNLSCGGCVSKVQSDLDNAEGICHWNVDTNNQDKILTVSSKGISEDEIIAILKSKGFAAEPIV, from the coding sequence ATGACAAATAAGGATTTTCAATTTAAGACCAATCTTTCTTGTGGAGGATGTGTGTCAAAGGTTCAATCAGATCTAGATAATGCAGAAGGAATCTGCCATTGGAATGTGGATACTAATAATCAGGATAAGATACTCACGGTTAGTTCTAAAGGTATTAGTGAGGACGAAATAATAGCGATTTTAAAAAGTAAAGGCTTCGCAGCAGAGCCTATAGTGTAA
- a CDS encoding helix-turn-helix domain-containing protein — protein sequence MTFGERLGLVRKRKKLSQADVGKLIGINGDAYGRYERNEVKPTIEMATKIANALKVSLDYLVGSTDLVLDTELLKRIEQVSKLTPKEKEHIYITIDALIRDFNAKKAYA from the coding sequence ATGACTTTTGGCGAACGTTTAGGATTGGTACGTAAAAGAAAAAAGCTTTCGCAGGCTGATGTCGGTAAACTTATCGGCATTAATGGCGATGCTTATGGCAGATATGAGCGTAATGAAGTGAAGCCTACCATTGAGATGGCCACAAAGATTGCCAATGCCCTAAAGGTGTCTTTGGATTATTTGGTGGGCAGTACCGATTTAGTTTTGGATACCGAACTACTAAAACGTATTGAGCAAGTCTCTAAACTTACCCCAAAAGAAAAAGAGCATATATATATTACTATAGATGCTCTTATCCGTGATTTTAACGCTAAAAAAGCGTATGCTTAA
- a CDS encoding RHS repeat domain-containing protein produces the protein MIKLLYNNRGHRIKKEINNQSTGSLIKSEYYVRDASGGVLAIYNGSTVSEHSIFGNSRLGVYFRSGNTSTYEPTDHLGKVRALVGRTGGTPGLKGASDYYPGRMAMPGRNVVGDYRYNYQGQELDQETGKVAFEARLYDPRINRWLTVDPAHEFFSPYMAMGNNWVSVIDPDGRCTTCPDNAKPGDTFNHPELGTVTFTESGGWTDGNGASILDDVVVFSVGKDATVKVLTETDGIGHTYIQIGNNIVFSNGRYNGSDSPSMGAYGLTGDNVLIKKTGQEAQDFLSDRTNKYPTTIQTVNNVNASEVYKNLNNRYNNGASNPNGTGVIDGRYNLLLSNCTTSTAVALKAGGVNVHAIAPKALPVQINLHNQGIDPKQYFENARFEALRGPKF, from the coding sequence TTGATAAAGTTGTTATATAATAATCGAGGTCATAGGATTAAAAAGGAGATTAATAATCAAAGTACAGGAAGTTTGATAAAATCTGAATATTATGTTAGAGATGCTTCGGGAGGTGTATTAGCTATTTATAATGGCAGCACAGTTAGTGAACACTCTATTTTCGGAAATAGTAGATTGGGGGTTTATTTTCGTTCAGGCAATACCAGTACGTACGAGCCTACAGACCATTTAGGAAAGGTAAGGGCGTTGGTTGGAAGAACAGGAGGCACACCTGGGTTAAAAGGAGCCTCGGATTATTATCCCGGCCGGATGGCAATGCCTGGTAGAAATGTTGTTGGGGATTATAGGTATAATTACCAGGGCCAGGAACTTGACCAGGAGACTGGAAAGGTTGCATTCGAAGCAAGATTATACGACCCGAGAATAAACCGTTGGCTAACTGTTGACCCTGCACACGAGTTCTTTAGCCCATATATGGCAATGGGAAATAACTGGGTTAGCGTAATAGACCCTGATGGGCGTTGTACTACTTGTCCAGATAATGCCAAACCTGGAGATACTTTTAACCACCCTGAACTAGGAACAGTTACATTTACAGAGTCTGGAGGATGGACAGATGGAAATGGAGCATCAATATTAGATGATGTTGTTGTTTTTTCTGTAGGTAAAGATGCTACTGTTAAAGTTTTAACCGAAACAGATGGCATAGGTCATACTTATATACAAATAGGGAACAATATAGTTTTTTCAAATGGTAGATATAACGGTAGTGATTCACCATCTATGGGGGCTTATGGATTAACAGGAGATAATGTTTTAATAAAAAAGACAGGTCAAGAAGCTCAAGATTTTTTAAGTGATAGAACAAATAAGTATCCTACTACAATACAAACCGTTAATAATGTGAATGCAAGTGAAGTTTATAAAAACTTGAATAATAGGTATAATAATGGAGCATCTAATCCAAATGGAACAGGAGTTATAGATGGTAGATATAATTTGCTATTAAGCAACTGTACAACTTCTACAGCTGTAGCGTTAAAAGCAGGAGGTGTAAATGTTCACGCAATAGCGCCAAAAGCATTACCAGTACAAATTAATTTACATAATCAAGGAATAGACCCAAAACAGTATTTTGAAAATGCAAGATTTGAAGCATTAAGAGGCCCAAAATTTTAA
- a CDS encoding ATP-binding protein, with the protein MEKLVRTNLLILDDFGLQGFDNHARNALMDIIDEQYNRKSTIIVTQIPVSAWYEIIGGDGTQADALLDRIVNSSHRLDLNTGESLRKGKLNSIKA; encoded by the coding sequence TTGGAAAAACTGGTAAGGACCAATTTATTGATATTGGACGACTTTGGGCTACAAGGTTTTGACAACCATGCTAGGAACGCTTTAATGGATATTATTGATGAACAGTATAACAGAAAATCAACAATAATAGTCACCCAAATACCAGTCTCTGCCTGGTATGAGATCATTGGTGGAGATGGAACGCAAGCTGACGCATTACTCGACAGAATTGTAAACTCATCACATCGATTAGATTTAAATACTGGAGAATCTTTAAGAAAGGGAAAGTTGAATAGCATTAAAGCTTAA
- a CDS encoding helix-turn-helix domain-containing protein → MTTLFIKNMVCNRCIMVVQSELEKLGLGIKKIKLGEVVLEKPLDSEQKHSIEQILIPLGFEVIDDKKSQIIEKIKTIIIDQVHHADNEPKMNLSDILCTQLNHDYNYLSNLFSEVEGTTIEKYFIAQKIEKVKELLVYDELSLSEIAHRLNYSSVAYLSNQFKKVTGLTPSYFKQIKEDKRKPLDHL, encoded by the coding sequence ATGACAACGCTTTTTATTAAAAATATGGTTTGCAACCGATGTATCATGGTTGTGCAAAGTGAATTGGAAAAATTAGGCTTAGGGATTAAAAAAATAAAGCTTGGGGAAGTGGTGTTGGAAAAGCCGTTAGACTCTGAACAGAAACATAGTATAGAGCAGATTCTAATTCCCTTAGGATTTGAAGTAATTGATGATAAAAAGAGTCAAATCATTGAAAAGATAAAGACCATTATAATTGATCAAGTACATCATGCGGATAATGAACCTAAAATGAATCTTTCTGATATATTATGTACACAATTGAACCATGATTATAATTACTTGTCTAATTTGTTTTCAGAGGTAGAAGGAACTACTATTGAGAAATATTTTATTGCTCAGAAAATAGAAAAAGTAAAGGAGCTTTTGGTGTATGATGAATTGTCACTAAGTGAAATTGCGCATAGACTTAATTATTCTAGTGTAGCCTATTTAAGTAATCAATTTAAGAAAGTTACCGGATTAACTCCTAGCTATTTCAAGCAAATAAAAGAAGACAAACGAAAACCTTTAGATCATTTGTAA
- a CDS encoding PQQ-binding-like beta-propeller repeat protein: MKKIVLGLSFLVTLISFSQKNQIQVLSNPVTIGKSLIDSSTYKGIEYVFPEEIYKIFLDTTTGFLTAQLRGVSKNGKWLNSTGQIVQYDINNQKVLWTKKIAYQTSNLKLFSKTMIFTVSNKSYCLDINTGNELWEVKNNIYLVSPIDNIGFGYNLKGLKVNSNEFEGIDLNNGQVLWKRELNGEYGWNDVFYTNDSTLVVAAAGLHSLDTKTGKGWDYNTITGKKDYTETVVKNVVGVGLGLLTGTGFISSGNNLVRDVVSNKIVDSSNIYMASKEQLVKIDKLTGATIWKFPFSKDLASKSSIFINDSQIFMINKGMAFMGNKALNFGKPFFAAFDKQTGENKFLTIINIEDNPILSYKVLNGEVFLVYKNRIEKYSMVTGELITGKEFPEELYGELKHFIGNQVFIKNENGDLVSLPQTDTSKIYVFTSQNKSLTIDSELNISKTTEYDDVNIYYLKTKDLKFFAKDNKALVINNDGQQIAEIEVTLNAFIIGDTLYDTKDNRFIAVNLMDLVTNQ; the protein is encoded by the coding sequence ATGAAAAAAATAGTACTAGGACTATCATTTTTAGTTACACTAATTAGTTTTAGTCAAAAAAATCAAATTCAAGTCCTTAGCAACCCCGTAACAATTGGTAAAAGTCTAATTGACAGCTCAACATATAAAGGAATTGAATATGTTTTTCCAGAAGAAATTTATAAAATATTTCTTGATACAACAACGGGATTTTTGACCGCACAACTTAGAGGTGTAAGCAAAAATGGAAAATGGCTAAACAGCACAGGACAAATTGTCCAATATGACATCAATAACCAAAAAGTATTGTGGACCAAAAAAATTGCATATCAAACTAGTAATCTAAAACTATTCAGTAAAACAATGATCTTTACGGTATCTAATAAAAGTTATTGTCTAGATATCAATACAGGAAATGAACTTTGGGAAGTTAAAAACAATATTTATTTGGTATCCCCAATTGATAATATTGGATTTGGATATAATTTAAAAGGGTTAAAAGTAAATTCAAATGAATTTGAAGGAATTGATTTAAATAATGGGCAGGTCCTTTGGAAAAGAGAACTAAATGGTGAGTATGGTTGGAATGATGTATTCTACACAAACGATTCAACCTTGGTTGTAGCTGCTGCCGGTTTACATTCTTTAGATACAAAAACAGGGAAAGGTTGGGATTACAATACAATTACAGGGAAAAAGGACTATACCGAAACGGTCGTAAAAAATGTAGTTGGTGTTGGTCTAGGACTACTCACCGGTACCGGATTTATATCTTCCGGAAATAATTTAGTGAGAGATGTGGTATCTAATAAGATAGTTGACAGCTCCAATATCTATATGGCATCAAAAGAACAACTGGTAAAAATTGATAAACTTACGGGTGCAACTATCTGGAAATTCCCCTTTTCAAAAGACTTAGCGAGTAAATCTTCCATTTTCATCAATGACAGTCAAATTTTCATGATTAATAAGGGTATGGCATTCATGGGTAATAAAGCATTAAATTTTGGTAAACCATTTTTTGCAGCATTTGACAAACAGACTGGAGAAAATAAATTCTTAACAATAATAAACATTGAAGACAATCCTATTCTAAGTTACAAAGTCCTAAATGGAGAGGTTTTCCTAGTATATAAAAACAGAATTGAAAAATATTCAATGGTAACAGGGGAACTAATTACTGGAAAAGAATTTCCTGAAGAGCTTTACGGAGAATTAAAACATTTTATTGGGAATCAAGTTTTTATAAAAAACGAGAATGGGGACTTGGTAAGTCTTCCACAAACCGACACCTCCAAAATATATGTTTTTACAAGTCAGAATAAATCATTAACAATTGACAGTGAATTGAATATCTCAAAAACTACAGAATATGATGATGTGAATATTTACTATCTGAAAACTAAAGATTTAAAATTTTTCGCAAAAGACAATAAGGCATTAGTTATAAATAATGATGGGCAGCAAATTGCAGAAATTGAGGTGACTTTAAACGCTTTTATTATTGGGGACACTTTATATGATACTAAAGACAATCGTTTTATTGCTGTAAATTTGATGGATTTGGTTACTAATCAATAA
- a CDS encoding SOS response-associated peptidase — protein sequence MCFHISNWHEPAFWENKFKVSVSDERLRPLMSNPHYHLNGFSHPNVLVIPQEKSDVLAPGVWGIVPTDKNPDEILSYYKEALNYGSGLNAQSEKLFNHFIYRESVMTKRCIIPVDGFFEPHEHNKKKYPFYIKQKEGKGLALAGIYTVIGTYITFSILTKQATPLFEKIHNIKKRQPVILPPDHVKDWLSDSLNETGVKELVNLSYPEEQLDTYTISRDLFNPKIDSDIKTILDPVEYIELRTII from the coding sequence ATGTGTTTCCATATTTCAAATTGGCATGAACCAGCATTTTGGGAAAATAAATTTAAAGTTAGCGTAAGTGATGAACGATTAAGACCATTGATGAGTAATCCACATTATCATCTCAATGGTTTTTCACATCCTAATGTACTGGTAATTCCACAGGAGAAGTCGGATGTACTTGCTCCCGGGGTTTGGGGTATAGTTCCAACTGATAAAAATCCCGATGAAATTCTCTCTTATTATAAAGAAGCCCTTAATTATGGTTCAGGATTAAATGCACAATCAGAGAAGCTTTTTAATCATTTCATATATAGGGAATCTGTGATGACCAAACGTTGTATTATTCCAGTAGATGGTTTTTTTGAACCTCATGAGCATAACAAGAAAAAGTATCCATTTTATATCAAACAGAAGGAGGGTAAGGGATTAGCCTTGGCAGGCATATATACAGTTATAGGAACTTATATTACTTTTAGTATCTTAACCAAACAAGCAACCCCACTGTTTGAAAAAATACATAACATTAAAAAAAGACAACCAGTGATTTTACCTCCTGATCATGTAAAAGACTGGCTTTCGGACAGCCTTAATGAAACTGGGGTAAAGGAGTTGGTGAATTTAAGCTATCCTGAAGAGCAATTAGACACCTATACCATTAGCAGAGATTTGTTTAACCCAAAGATTGATAGTGATATAAAAACCATTTTGGATCCGGTTGAATACATAGAATTGCGAACTATAATTTAA